A window of the Oryzias melastigma strain HK-1 linkage group LG11, ASM292280v2, whole genome shotgun sequence genome harbors these coding sequences:
- the tpbga gene encoding trophoblast glycoprotein a, with the protein MRDLTRRLVLCALLGSVCAACPPRCECSEVALTVKCVSKELLSVPTGIPGYTRNLFVTGNHIRRLGPESISLENVTTLSLSGNRISVVESHAFSGLPRLRSLDLSNNQLAVIHPEAFSVPNLSLRELNLSLALYNHSAVLDLASSLRWSPLGSLRVLDLSNNGLIFLPSQIFFRLNSLHRLLLSNNSLVAIHNSTLSGLENLQELDLTLNAFKMFPEEGLRELDTIPRATLFLRENPLTCTCGIEPFTLWLNRSQTRVGDTEGLVCSFPASLRNTSLLAVGKLNLDCHQRDPEADMALQTSYVFLGLVLGFIGLVFLFVLFLNRKGIKKRINDMRDACREVWEGYHYRFELDSDPRLSHVSTSADA; encoded by the exons ATGCGGGACCTGACGCGCCGCTTGGTGCTCTGCGCGCTCCTCGGCTCCGTGTGCGCGGCGTGCCCCCCGCGCTGCGAGTGCTCGGAGGTGGCCCTCACCGTGAAGTGCGTCTCTAAAGAGCTGCTAAGCGTCCCGACCGGGATCCCGGGATACACCAGGAACCTGTTCGTGACTGGGAACCACATTCGCCGACTCGGTCCGGAGTCCATCAGTCTGGAGAACGTGACCACCCTGTCCCTGAGCGGAAACAG GATCTCCGTGGTAGAATCCCACGCCTTTTCTGGACTCCCCCGTCTCCGCTCTCTGGATCTGAGTAACAACCAGCTGGCTGTCATTCACCCCGAAGCCTTCAGCGTCCCTAACCTGTCCCTGCGGGAGCTCAACCTCAGCCTGGCCCTCTACAACCACTCTGCGGTGCTGGACCTGGCCAGCTCTCTCCGCTGGAGCCCTCTGGGGAGTCTGAGGGTCTTGGATCTGTCTAACAATGGCCTCATCTTCCTGCCGTCTCAGATCTTCTTCCGCCTGAACAGTCTGCATCGACTGCTGCTGTCCAACAACTCCCTGGTGGCCATCCACAACTCTACACTCTCCGGCTTGGAGAACCTGCAGGAGCTGGACCTCACTCTAAACGCCTTCAAGATGTTTCCAGAGGAGGGTCTGCGAGAGCTCGACACCATACCCAGAGCTACACTTTTCCTCAGGGAGAACCCGTTAACGTGCACGTGTGGAATCGAACCTTTCACTCTGTGGCTGAACAGATCCCAGACCCGCGTGGGAGACACAGAGGGCCTGGTGTGCTCCTTCCCGGCCTCCCTGAGGAACACCTCCCTGCTGGCTGTGGGCAAACTCAACCTGGATTGTCACCAAAGGGACCCAGAGGCGGACATGGCCCTGCAGACGTCCTACGTCTTCTTGGGGCTCGTCCTGGGCTTCATTGGCCTCGTCTTCCTCTTCGTGCTCTTCCTGAACCGTAAGGGCATCAAGAAGCGTATCAATGACATGCGGGACGCCTGCAGGGAGGTTTGGGAGGGCTACCACTACCGCTTTGAGCTGGACTCTGATCCCAGGCTATCGCATGTCTCCACCAGCGCCGACGCTTGA